One genomic region from Colletes latitarsis isolate SP2378_abdomen chromosome 10, iyColLati1, whole genome shotgun sequence encodes:
- the Sply gene encoding sphingosine-1-phosphate lyase isoform X1, which translates to MNINMHTFCLNPVKGFINNLFQDKEPWQIVTITSTTIFTTIWLWNFVVQDESLIERGKKQLFRLRNYIPAIRNKINEELNDINLSFEAEALQKTKGVPFFVDLPSTGMKEAEILEIVQDCVNLGDYDWEKGKVSGTVYVSDFRLSQLMGSVYEIASYTNPLHPDVFPGICKFEAEVVRIACRLFHGDEDSCGTMTTGGTESILLACKTYRDYARHMKGIKNPEMVIPVTAHSAFDKAAQYLKIKVRLVPVNPHSYTVSIKHMERVITRNTIMLVGSTPNFPYGTMDNIEAISNLGIKYNIPVHVDACLGGFLICFMPKAGFDIPPFDFKLPGVTSISADTHKYGYAPKGSSIILYRNKSYRHHQYTISTDWLGGIYGSPTINGSRAGGVIASCWATLMYFGYDGYIDATRNIIQTTKYIEQNLRKMDGIFIFGTPATSVIALGSNDFHIYKLSEVLNAKGWNLNSLQFPSGIHLCVTSIHTELGVADKFLKDVETVLSTILKSPNTPVEGKLAIYGMSQNLSDRSIVGDFTKCFLDSMYYTPKDQQLVKNSIFLKYFQPKQVASFN; encoded by the exons ATGAAC ataaaTATGCATACATTTTGTCTAAACCCTGTAAAgggatttataaataatttatttcaagaTAAAGAACCATGGCAGATAGTGACTATAACAAGTACAACCATTTTTACCACAATTTGGTTGTGGAACTTTGTCGTCCAAGATGAAA GTCTAATAGAACGTGGAAAAAAGCAACTTTTTAGATTAAGAAATTACATACCAGCCattagaaataaaattaatgaagaaCTAAATGATATTAACTTATCATTTGAAGCAGAAGCTTTGCAAAAGACAAAGGGTGTTCCATTTTTTGTAGATCTTCCTAGTACTGGCATGAAAGAAGCTGAAATATTAGAAATAGTACAGGATTGTGTAAACTTAG GTGATTATGACTGGGAAAAAGGAAAAGTGTCTGGGActgtgtatgtgtctgattttaGACTGTCACAGTTAATGGGAAGTGTTTATGAAATTGCATCATATACAAATCCCTTACATCCTGATGTATTTCCTGGTATATGTAAATTTGAAGCTGAAGTGGTTAGAATAGCTTGTCGTTTATTCCATGGTGATGAAGATTCTTGTGGTACA ATGACTACTGGTGGTACAGAGTCAATTCTGTTAGCATGTAAAACATATAGAGACTATGCAAGACATATGAAAGGTATTAAGAATCCAGAAATGGTAATACCAGTAACAGCACATTCTGCTTTTGATAAGGCTGCTCAGtacttaaaaataaaagtaCGTTTAGTACCTGTTAATCCACATAGTTATACAGTTTCTATTAAACATATGGAAAGAGTCATAACAAGAAATACAATAATG TTAGTAGGATCAACTCCAAATTTTCCATATGGAACAATGGATAATATTGAAGCCATTTCTAATTTAGGGATAAAGTATAACATTCCAGTCCATGTTGATGCTTGTCTTGGTGGATTCTTAATTTGTTTCATGCCAAAGGCAGGTTTTGATATACCACCATTTGATTTTAAACTACCTGGTGTTACAAGTATATCGGCCGATACGCACAaa TATGGCTATGCTCCGAAAGGTTCCTCCATTATTCTTTATAGAAATAAATCATACAGACATCATCAATACACAATATCGACTGATTGGCTTGGAGGCATTTATGGTTCTCCAACAATAAATGGTTCGAGAGCTGGGGGAGTTATAGCTTCATGTTGGGCCACGTTAATGTATTTTGGTTATGATGGATATATAGATGCAACTAGAAATATTATACAAACCACTAAATACATTGAACAAAA TTTGAGGAAAATGGATGGAATATTCATTTTTGGCACTCCAGCTACTTCAGTTATTGCATTGGGATCAAACGATTTTCATATTTATAAACTTTCAGAAGTTTTGAATGCAAAAGGATGGAATTTAAATTCGCTTCAATTTCCTTCTGGTATACACCTTTGTGTTACGTCGATTCACACTGAGCTAGGCGTGGCagataaatttttaaaagatGTTGAAACTGTATTGAGTACAATTTTGAAATCCCCAAACACCCCTGTCGAAGGAAAA CTTGCAATTTATGGAATGAGTCAAAATCTATCTGATAGAAGTATTGTTGGTGACTTTACAAAATGCTTCTTAGATTCCATGTATTATACGCCGAAAGATCAACAACTCGTCAAAAATagtatttttcttaaatattttcaacccaAACAGGTTGCTTCTTTTAATTGA
- the Sply gene encoding sphingosine-1-phosphate lyase isoform X2, protein MHTFCLNPVKGFINNLFQDKEPWQIVTITSTTIFTTIWLWNFVVQDESLIERGKKQLFRLRNYIPAIRNKINEELNDINLSFEAEALQKTKGVPFFVDLPSTGMKEAEILEIVQDCVNLGDYDWEKGKVSGTVYVSDFRLSQLMGSVYEIASYTNPLHPDVFPGICKFEAEVVRIACRLFHGDEDSCGTMTTGGTESILLACKTYRDYARHMKGIKNPEMVIPVTAHSAFDKAAQYLKIKVRLVPVNPHSYTVSIKHMERVITRNTIMLVGSTPNFPYGTMDNIEAISNLGIKYNIPVHVDACLGGFLICFMPKAGFDIPPFDFKLPGVTSISADTHKYGYAPKGSSIILYRNKSYRHHQYTISTDWLGGIYGSPTINGSRAGGVIASCWATLMYFGYDGYIDATRNIIQTTKYIEQNLRKMDGIFIFGTPATSVIALGSNDFHIYKLSEVLNAKGWNLNSLQFPSGIHLCVTSIHTELGVADKFLKDVETVLSTILKSPNTPVEGKLAIYGMSQNLSDRSIVGDFTKCFLDSMYYTPKDQQLVKNSIFLKYFQPKQVASFN, encoded by the exons ATGCATACATTTTGTCTAAACCCTGTAAAgggatttataaataatttatttcaagaTAAAGAACCATGGCAGATAGTGACTATAACAAGTACAACCATTTTTACCACAATTTGGTTGTGGAACTTTGTCGTCCAAGATGAAA GTCTAATAGAACGTGGAAAAAAGCAACTTTTTAGATTAAGAAATTACATACCAGCCattagaaataaaattaatgaagaaCTAAATGATATTAACTTATCATTTGAAGCAGAAGCTTTGCAAAAGACAAAGGGTGTTCCATTTTTTGTAGATCTTCCTAGTACTGGCATGAAAGAAGCTGAAATATTAGAAATAGTACAGGATTGTGTAAACTTAG GTGATTATGACTGGGAAAAAGGAAAAGTGTCTGGGActgtgtatgtgtctgattttaGACTGTCACAGTTAATGGGAAGTGTTTATGAAATTGCATCATATACAAATCCCTTACATCCTGATGTATTTCCTGGTATATGTAAATTTGAAGCTGAAGTGGTTAGAATAGCTTGTCGTTTATTCCATGGTGATGAAGATTCTTGTGGTACA ATGACTACTGGTGGTACAGAGTCAATTCTGTTAGCATGTAAAACATATAGAGACTATGCAAGACATATGAAAGGTATTAAGAATCCAGAAATGGTAATACCAGTAACAGCACATTCTGCTTTTGATAAGGCTGCTCAGtacttaaaaataaaagtaCGTTTAGTACCTGTTAATCCACATAGTTATACAGTTTCTATTAAACATATGGAAAGAGTCATAACAAGAAATACAATAATG TTAGTAGGATCAACTCCAAATTTTCCATATGGAACAATGGATAATATTGAAGCCATTTCTAATTTAGGGATAAAGTATAACATTCCAGTCCATGTTGATGCTTGTCTTGGTGGATTCTTAATTTGTTTCATGCCAAAGGCAGGTTTTGATATACCACCATTTGATTTTAAACTACCTGGTGTTACAAGTATATCGGCCGATACGCACAaa TATGGCTATGCTCCGAAAGGTTCCTCCATTATTCTTTATAGAAATAAATCATACAGACATCATCAATACACAATATCGACTGATTGGCTTGGAGGCATTTATGGTTCTCCAACAATAAATGGTTCGAGAGCTGGGGGAGTTATAGCTTCATGTTGGGCCACGTTAATGTATTTTGGTTATGATGGATATATAGATGCAACTAGAAATATTATACAAACCACTAAATACATTGAACAAAA TTTGAGGAAAATGGATGGAATATTCATTTTTGGCACTCCAGCTACTTCAGTTATTGCATTGGGATCAAACGATTTTCATATTTATAAACTTTCAGAAGTTTTGAATGCAAAAGGATGGAATTTAAATTCGCTTCAATTTCCTTCTGGTATACACCTTTGTGTTACGTCGATTCACACTGAGCTAGGCGTGGCagataaatttttaaaagatGTTGAAACTGTATTGAGTACAATTTTGAAATCCCCAAACACCCCTGTCGAAGGAAAA CTTGCAATTTATGGAATGAGTCAAAATCTATCTGATAGAAGTATTGTTGGTGACTTTACAAAATGCTTCTTAGATTCCATGTATTATACGCCGAAAGATCAACAACTCGTCAAAAATagtatttttcttaaatattttcaacccaAACAGGTTGCTTCTTTTAATTGA